One Helianthus annuus cultivar XRQ/B chromosome 12, HanXRQr2.0-SUNRISE, whole genome shotgun sequence genomic region harbors:
- the LOC110867901 gene encoding lysM domain-containing GPI-anchored protein 1 — MPPKTTTTTFITTVLLLLTVTSVTPKSTIEPCSTNNSCTALLGYTLYTDLKLSELANLFQTDPINILSINSIDVSQSDVVSHILPSQLFLKIPITCSCVDGIRKSVSTRYKTRPSDTLSSIADVVYGGLVSADQIKEANEIDDPNVLDVGMSLVVPLQCACFNGTDNNMPVVYMAYVVRPVDTLAGIAVRFKTTVTDVMVVNGLGGGDDVEDGDILAIPLSACASNFPRHAFDYALSVPSGGYAVIANHCVQCSCTPGSRLYCQPASMSVSCSSMQCKRSNLMLGNVTVQQSSAGCNVTSCDYGGFVNGTIITTLSSSLQPRCPGPQQVPQLIAPPIVVSPDMVSAPPTPASPDMVPAPAPSPFQLSGAPIDSLPGSVVPSTSSSLVFPPSANGPSGTSSRACTLVNPLSSFSLAMVLVLFLKVMFPFL; from the exons caccttcatcaCCACCGTACTCCTCCTACTCACCGTCACCAGCGTAACCCCCAAATCAACAATCGAACCCTGCTCAACCAACAACTCATGTACCGCCCTCCTCGGCTACACTCTCTACACCGACCTTAAACTCTCTGAACTTGCCAACCTATTCCAAACCGACCCGATTAACATCCTCTCCATTAACTCAATCGACGTTTCCCAATCCGACGTCGTATCACACATCTTACCATCCCAACTATTCCTCAAAATCCCCATAACCTGCTCTTGTGTTGATGGCATTCGGAAATCTGTATCCACACGGTACAAAACTCGACCATCGGATACTCTGTCGAGCATTGCTGACGTGGTGTATGGCGGTTTGGTGTCGGCTGATCAGATTAAGGAGGCGAATGAGATAGATGATCCGAATGTGTTGGATGTGGGGATGAGTTTGGTGGTGCCGTTGCAATGTGCGTGTTTTAATGGGACGGATAATAATATGCCGGTGGTGTATATGGCATATGTGGTGAGACCGGTGGATACGTTGGCGGGAATTGCGGTGAGGTTTAAGACGACGGTGACGGATGTTATGGTGGTTAATGGGTTGGGGGGTGGTGATGATGTTGAAGATGGTGATATTCTTGCTATTCCGTTATCAG CTTGTGCCTCAAACTTCCCAAGACATGCATTTGACTATGCATTGTCTGTACCCAGTGGAGGCTATGCCGTCATTGCAAATCATTGTGTCCAATGTAGCTGTACCCCCGGGAGCAG GTTATATTGCCAACCGGCTTCAATGTCGGTTTCTTGTTCAAGCATGCAATGCAAAAGGAGCAATCTCATGCTTGGAAATGTTACGGTTCAACAGAGTAGCGCTGGCTGCAATGTCACGTCTTGCGATTATGGTGGCTTTGTTAATGGAACAATAATCACTAC GTTGTCGAGTTCTCTTCAACCACGATGCCCAG GGCCACAACAGGTTCCACAACTAATAGCACCACCAATCGTGGTTAGCCCAGACATGGTGTCTGCACCACCAACCCCGGCTAGCCCAGACATGGTGCCTGCACCAGCCCCTTCACCTTTCCAGCTCAGTGGTGCACCAATCGATAGTCTTCCTGGCTCAGTGGTGCCATCAACTAGCTCAAGCCTTGTATTCCCTCCATCTGCAAATGGTCCTAGTGGAACTTCCTCAAGGGCATGCACCTTGGTGAACCCATTA
- the LOC110867900 gene encoding uncharacterized protein LOC110867900, giving the protein MDAFWRRVINHFMKLPGARIRNMDQMTSKWTDLNGKISKFNACFIQKNRNPQSGASEATIMQQATAEYCKTYKKRTFPHVASWEVARHHPKWVPVELVDTHGPTAPKKRGGSKRSKTSDSGNYTTSASDNLPQMNLNDDPLDEPDQPLDEPVEEDTPTRPRRRRGGESSSKGKEAVAESIFRIEEEKMTQFKKAEQRKETMMTLKVEREQAYKEHLKTIERQNDLKILCENHAHLDEPFKSVVIEQKRAICAKWGWEMPPV; this is encoded by the exons ATGGATGCGTTTTGGAGACGGGTTATTAATCATTTTATGAAACTTCCCGGTGCAAGGATACGAAACATGGACCAAATGACGTCGAAGTGGACGGATTTGAACGGGAAAATTAGCAAGTTCAacgcttgtttcattcaaaag AACCGAAACCCACAAAGTGGAGCGAGCGAGGCGACGATCATGCAACAAGCCACCGCCGAGTATTGCAAAACGTACAAAAAGAGAACTTTTCCACACGTGGCGTCATGGGAAGTTGCGAGACATCACCCGAAGTGGGTCCCCGTTGAGTTGGTTGACACGCATGGTCCTACGGCTCCAAAAAAACGCGGCGGATCGAAAAGATCAAAGACATCCGATTCGGGGAACTACACGACTTccgcgtcggataacttgccccaAATGAACTTAAACGACGACCCTCTTGACGAACCCGATCAACCCCTTGACGAGCCCGTTGAGGAAGATACACCCACAAGGCCACGACGCAGACGAGGTGGTGAATCGTCAAGCAAAGGGAAGGAGGCGGTGGCGGAGTCGATCTTTAGAATCGAAGAGGAGAAAATGACCCAATTCAAGAAGGCCgaacaaagaaaagaaacaatGATGACCCTAAAAGTTGAACGGGAGCAGGCGTACAAGGAACACTTGAAAACGATCgaaagacaaaatgatttaaaaatcttgtgtgaAAACCACGCCCATCTCGACGAACCGTTCAAGTCAGTTGTCATTGAACAAAAGCGCGCGATTTGCGCAAAGTGGGGTTGGGAGATGCCACcggtttag